A section of the Cygnus olor isolate bCygOlo1 chromosome 14, bCygOlo1.pri.v2, whole genome shotgun sequence genome encodes:
- the DUSP1 gene encoding LOW QUALITY PROTEIN: dual specificity protein phosphatase 1 (The sequence of the model RefSeq protein was modified relative to this genomic sequence to represent the inferred CDS: inserted 1 base in 1 codon; deleted 1 base in 1 codon), giving the protein MVNLRVCALECEALRGLLQERAAQCLVLDCRSFFSFNAAHIRGSCNVRLSTIVRRRAKGALALEHVVPNEELRARLRQGLVHTVVLLDERSADLELPKRDSTLLLALGTLCREARGARICFLKGGYEAFSAACSELCTKPAAPTGLSLPLSASSAPGSADSGCSSCGTPLYDQGGPVEILPFLYLGSAYHASRKDMLDALGITALINVSANCPNHFEGHYQYKSIPVEDNHKADISSWFNEAIDFIDSVKTMEEGVFVHCQAGISRSATICLAYLMRTNRVKLDEAFEFVKQRRSIISPNFSXMGQLLQFESQVLAPNCFSAEAGSPAMSVLDRGASTTTVFNFPVSIPVHTSSSALSYLQSPITTSPSC; this is encoded by the exons ATGGTGAACCTGCGGGTGTGCGCGCTGGAGTGCGAGGCGCtgcgggggctgctgcaggagcgcGCCGCGCAGTGCCTGGTGCTGGACTGCcgctccttcttctccttcaaCGCGGCGCACATCCGCGGCTCCTGCAACGTGCGCCTCAGCACCATCGTCCGCCGCCGGGCGAAGGGAGCCCTGGCCCTGGAGCACGTCGTCCCCAACGAGGAGCTCCGCGCCCGCCTGCGCCAGGGGCTGGTGCACACCGTGGTGCTGCTGGACGAGCGCAGCGCCGACCTGGAGCTGCCCAAGCGGGacagcaccctgctgctggccctcgGCACCCTCTGCAGGGAAGCCCGCGGCGCCCGCATCTGCTTTCTCAAGG GAGGTTACGAAGCTTTCTCGGCCGCCTGCTCCGAGCTGTGCACCAAGCCGGCCGCCCCCACCGGACTCAGCCTCCCCCTGAGCGCCAGCAGCGCCCCCGGCAGCGCCGACTCGGGGTGCAGCTCCTGCGGCACCCCCCTGTACGACCAG GGTGGCCCCGTGGAAATCCTGCCGTTCCTCTACTTGGGCAGCGCGTACCATGCCTCCCGGAAGGACATGCTGGATGCCTTGGGGATCACGGCGCTGATCAACGTCTCGGCCAACTGCCCCAACCACTTCGAAGGGCACTACCAGTACAAGAGTATCCCGGTGGAGGACAACCACAAGGCGGATATCAGCTCCTGGTTTAATGAGGCGATTGATTTCATAG acTCTGTAAAAACGATGGAGGAAGGGGTGTTTGTGCACTGCCAGGCTGGCATTTCCCGGTCAGCAACCATCTGCCTTGCTTATCTCATGAGGACCAACAGAGTCAAGCTGGATGAAGCCTTTGAGTTTGTGAAGCAGAGAAGGAGCATCATCTCCCCAAACTTCA TcatggggcagctgctccaGTTTGAGTCGCAGGTCCTTGCCCCCAACTGCTTCTCAGCGGAAGCTGGGAGCCCCGCTATGTCA GTATTGGACAGAGGAGCATCGACCACCACAGTCTTTAACTTTCCAGTCTCCATCCCTGTTCACACCTCGTCCAGTGCTTTAAGCTACCTTCAGAGTCCCATCACCACTTCCCCGAGCTGCTGA